The DNA segment GAGACCTTCCTCCCGACGAGACCGAAGCGCCCGCGCCATCCGTCATCGTGGGAGCAACGCTCAAGGGAAAGGTCACCGGCACCGATCGCAAGACTCCCCTGGAAGGCGCGCGCGTGCACGCCATCGCGAAGGACGGTCGTGTCGTGACCTCGTCGCCGACGGATGCCAAGGGAAGGTACCAGCTGAAGGGGGTTCCGGCGGGAACGTATCACGTCGCGGTTTCCACCGGGGAGGGAGTCTATACGGTCGAATCGGAGGTGGGAATCGCGTCGGCGAGCAACTTCACGGTGAATCTGGCGACCATTCCGGCCGAGGCGGCCCGCGGCACGATTCCCGGCATGGACCTGTCGCCGCGCGGCTACGCCGCCATCGTGAACGGCAACG comes from the Candidatus Polarisedimenticolia bacterium genome and includes:
- a CDS encoding carboxypeptidase-like regulatory domain-containing protein, producing MLSGLLACLLAFPLSGTVFAQNAPPPPSPPPQTEPEKAQAPPEPEGDLPPDETEAPAPSVIVGATLKGKVTGTDRKTPLEGARVHAIAKDGRVVTSSPTDAKGRYQLKGVPAGTYHVAVSTGEGVYTVESEVGIASASNFTVNLATIPAEAARGTIPGMDLSPRGYAAIVNGNDKKPFWGSAKGIILIGVTAAALALILSNSDGDEDPKSISPSSP